The following nucleotide sequence is from Azospirillum brasilense.
CCAAGACCCATGAGGAAACCGACCCCGCCTTCGTCCATCTCGGCGCCGACGAGCTGCCGGTGATGGAGGGCGAGGGCAAGCGGCTGCGCGTCGTCGCGGGCGAGGCGTACGGTGTACGTTCGCCCATGAACACGCTGTGGGACACGCTGTACGTCGATGCCTCGCTGGACGCCGGCGCCCGCCTGCCCATCGACCGCGAGACGGAGGAGCGGGCGCTCTACATCGCCGACGGCACCGTCACGATCCACGGCGACCGCTTCGAGTCCGGACGGCTTCTGGTGCTGCGTCCCGGCGACGCGGTGACGGTGGAGGCCGAAACCGCCGCCCGCCTGATCCTGCTGGGCGGCGCCGTGATGGACGGCCCGCGCCACATCTGGTGGAACTTCGTCTCCAGCCGCCAGGACCGTATCGAACAAGCCAAGGCCGAATGGAAGGCCGGACGGTTCGACGCCGTTCCCGGCGAGACGGAGTTCATTCCGCTTCCGGAACGGTGAAGCCGAGCGCCGTCAGCTTCTCCCGCACAGCCGGATCGGCCAGCGCTGCCAGGAAGCGCTGGACCGCCCGCCGGTCCCGGCGGTCGTTGGGGATCACGAAGTCGTAATGCTCCGCCTGCAGGGGCAGGAAACCCAGACCGTAGAGGGTGGCGACGCTTTCGATGGCGACGCCCCAGTCGGCGCGGCCCTGGGCCACCGCCACCGCCACGGCGTTGTGCGACTTGGCCTGCGACCAGTAGCCGGTCGGGCGCGCGGCCCCGAGCAGCCGGTCGGTCAGGATGCGCGTTCCGCTGCCAGCGTTGCGGTTGACCAGGATGCAGTCGGAGTCCTGCGCCGCCGCCAGACCGGCCTCCTCGGCCGTTTTGCCTTCGAAACGAACATCGCCCTTGCGGAAGACGATGCCCTGGAGGCGGCGGTAGCCGGTCACGAGGCCCAGCGCCGGGGTCAGGAAGGGGCGGTTGTACTCACCGCTCTTCGGGTCCATCAGGTGGATGGCCGCCACGTCACACTCGCCGCGCCGGGCGGCGGCGAGGCCGCCCATGGAACCGACGTTCAGCGTCTTGACCGTCAGCCCCTCCCCGACCAGCCGGCCGGTGATGGCGTCCAGCCCGACGCAATGGCTGCCGATCACGATCAGGTCGGCGGGACGGGTGTCGCGCCCGATGCGCTGCACCGACACCGGGGTGCCGGCCTCCACCGCCTCGGCCTGCGGGTCGATGGCGATGAAGCCGTCCGCCGCGCTGAAGGCGGTCACCGCGCCGGAGCCCTTGGACAGTGGATAGGCCGCCAGCCCGCCGTCCGCCCCGCGCACCAGCGAGACCATCACATATTCGGTCCGGCCCCGTTCCGATCCCAGCCGCATCGGCACCGTCGCGTCCACGCTCTCCTTCGCCGCGGGCGGCAGGCCGGCCAGCGCGCGCAGCACCGGGGCGACGAACTCGTGGAAGGTGAACATGGCGGAGGTCGGGAAGCCGGGCAGGATCACCACCGGCTTGCCCTTCGTTACGGCCAGGCACAGAGGCTTGCCGGGCTTCAAGGCGACGCCGTGCGCAACGATGCCGGGATCGGTCAGGCGGCTGACGATGCGGTAGGACAGGTCACCCGCCCCCTTCGACGTTCCGCCCGACAGCAGCAGCGCGTCGCAGGCCAGACCCTGTTCGACCAGCGGAGCCAGTTCGGCCTCGTCGTCGCGGGCGATGCCCAGCCGGACCGGCTCCCCGCCCAACTCCTCCACCGCGGCGGCCAGGATGGCGGCGTTCGAATCATAGACGGCACCGGGCCGGATCGGCTCGCCCGGCGCGACGATCTCGTCGCCGGTGGACAGGATCGCCACGCGGGGGCGGCGGACCACCGAGACCTCGGCCCGCCCGATGGCGGCCAGAACGCCGATCTCGCGGGAGGTCAGCAGTTGCCCCCGGCGCATCACCGTCTCGCCGCGCCCGATGTCCGACCCGGCGGCGGCGACGAAGGCGCCGGGCACCACCGGCTTGCGGATCGCCACCAGAAGGGCGTCGCCTTCCTCGTGCGACTCGGTGTGCTCGACCATCACCACGGCGTCGGCGCCGCGCGGCAGCATGCCGCCGGTGGCAAGCACCGTGGCCGTGCCAGGAGCGACGGTCAGCGCCGGGACGCGCCCGGCGGACAGCACCTCCTCGTTCAGGCGCAGCACGACCGGCGTGTCCTCGCCCGCCCCCTGGGTGTCGGCGGCGCGCACCGCGAAGCCGTCCACCGAGGAGCGGTCGAAGCCCGGAACATCGACCTCCGCCACCACGTCGGCGGCCAGCACGCGGCCCAGCGCGGCGCCCAGCGGCACCGTCTCCGCCCCCTTGGGCGTCAGGTCGAGGTGGCGTCGGAATCGCGCCTCGGCCTCGTCGCGGCCCACCACCTCGAGGAACTGCTCCTGCCGGGCCGCCTGGGCGACAAAACGCCGGATGTCGATTCGCCGGATGTCCTGGTTGGACACGCCCTTCCCCCCTTCGCTCGATGCCGTTCAGAGATTTGTACCGTCAAAACAGTGCAGGGTCACGGTCGCCCCGGCGGGAAAACCCTCGCTGTCCGCGGGGATCAGCACGAAGCCGTCGGCCAGCACCGCCCCGGCCAGACCCGGCCGGTGCGGGGAGGCGACGGGCTCGACCATCCCATCCGCCGTCCGGCG
It contains:
- a CDS encoding pirin family protein, whose amino-acid sequence is MTTVPTSTESPDGWLETVVVPRTSDIGGFEVRRALPSVRKRMVGPFVFLDQMGPAILKAGAGIDVRPHPHIGLATVTYLFDGEILHRDSLGTVLPIRPGAVNWMTAGRGIAHSERSATDERGRDRLLSGIQSWVALPKTHEETDPAFVHLGADELPVMEGEGKRLRVVAGEAYGVRSPMNTLWDTLYVDASLDAGARLPIDRETEERALYIADGTVTIHGDRFESGRLLVLRPGDAVTVEAETAARLILLGGAVMDGPRHIWWNFVSSRQDRIEQAKAEWKAGRFDAVPGETEFIPLPER
- a CDS encoding molybdopterin biosynthesis protein encodes the protein MSNQDIRRIDIRRFVAQAARQEQFLEVVGRDEAEARFRRHLDLTPKGAETVPLGAALGRVLAADVVAEVDVPGFDRSSVDGFAVRAADTQGAGEDTPVVLRLNEEVLSAGRVPALTVAPGTATVLATGGMLPRGADAVVMVEHTESHEEGDALLVAIRKPVVPGAFVAAAGSDIGRGETVMRRGQLLTSREIGVLAAIGRAEVSVVRRPRVAILSTGDEIVAPGEPIRPGAVYDSNAAILAAAVEELGGEPVRLGIARDDEAELAPLVEQGLACDALLLSGGTSKGAGDLSYRIVSRLTDPGIVAHGVALKPGKPLCLAVTKGKPVVILPGFPTSAMFTFHEFVAPVLRALAGLPPAAKESVDATVPMRLGSERGRTEYVMVSLVRGADGGLAAYPLSKGSGAVTAFSAADGFIAIDPQAEAVEAGTPVSVQRIGRDTRPADLIVIGSHCVGLDAITGRLVGEGLTVKTLNVGSMGGLAAARRGECDVAAIHLMDPKSGEYNRPFLTPALGLVTGYRRLQGIVFRKGDVRFEGKTAEEAGLAAAQDSDCILVNRNAGSGTRILTDRLLGAARPTGYWSQAKSHNAVAVAVAQGRADWGVAIESVATLYGLGFLPLQAEHYDFVIPNDRRDRRAVQRFLAALADPAVREKLTALGFTVPEAE